AACCCATAATGCCTGAAAGTGCAGAGTCTTTGCCTCGGATGCCTGGTGTGAATACCAGCCTTGGCCTGTCTAAGGCTTCAGGTAATCAGGCTCTGTATACCGGAATGCTTGGCAAATTTCAGAACAAGTATCTGGATTCCATCCAGCAGATAGAACGTATGCTGCAGGAAAATCAGCTTCAGGAGGCTTTACGTCTGGCCCACACCCTAAAAGGTACAGCTGGCAATCTGGGTATGCAGGAGCTTTACAAGGCTGCAGCGGCTTTGGAACAAGGCATTAAAGGCCAGGCCCGGGACCTGAATCAGTTGTTTGCCACAGCCAGGTCCAGCATGAATACAGTACAGGAGTCTTTGCAGAAAATCCTGGCCTCTCCCCCCCACCATCAGCAAACTGTAGAACCGGGCACAGTAGACATTAAACAGGCTGCAGCCCTGGTCCAGGAGGCATCCATGCTGCTGGACGAAAACATCAGTCAGGCCATGGAAAAACTGCAGGAGCTATTGCAGATGCCGGTGTCTTCTGATTTGCAGACCAGACTGCAGGAGGCTTACAGACTCGTGGAAGAATTTGAAACTGACGAGGCCCGCAAAGAGCTGGAAGAAATTGCCGCTGACCTTAATTGAGCAGTGCGCAGCTGATGGTATAACAGAACAGTTCTTGGGGCTGGCAGCCATTTTGAGTCAGACCTCAGCACGTTTACCCTGTAGCTACATTTGAAAGCTCTAATGTCAATTACTGTATTGTAGGATTGTGAGGCACAACTGTAACTCCTTTTCTTGGAAGCTTGGCTGCCCTGAATCTTACAAACGAAGTGTTGGGATCTTCTCCCATGCTCTGGATAATAATGACCATTCCTATTTGGAGCTTAGCATAATAGAAGAAGCTTGAAGGCTTTCCTCCAAGAAAAAAAGGGCCGTGGTAAAAGTCGAACTCTTTATTGTAGGTAATCAACATATTGGTAATTTTAGCATCCGGCCTTACAAACTGCTTGCCGACCTCTTTAAGGACCTGCTTCATCAGTTTATCTTTTACTAACTTTCCTGCTGACATAAAACTTCTGTCATCAGGAAAGTGGTCGAGAAAGTATTTTCCCACCTCAACGATGTCCACTGCATTTTGAAGCAGGTCGCTTAATTCTTCGATTTTTCTAAAGTAATCTGGTTTTGCTTTCATGTTCATAATCCTTGTAATAGTTTACCATCAAGGCCCGGAATAGACCTCTTCCCACCATATCCTCTCAAATCCAAGGCTGACCACAGCATAACCGCGCAGTCGCAGGTGGTCGTGCTTCCTGCTTAAGCTCTCCATGTTCCTGCGCACCTGTTCCCTGGCCTCGGCCATGGCCTGTTGCATGAGCTTCATGGACTCAAGCTTTTCTCTGTCCATGGTTCTAACTTCTTCTCCGCCTGTTCCAGCGTCCTTGAGGCTGACGAACTTGAACTCCACAAGTATGTCCAGAATTTTGTATTGCCGTGCGTCAGGGCGGATAATCATGGTCAGGTCCGTCCGGCCTCGTTCAATCTCTAATTCTGAATCCATGACGTATAGATTGTCGTTGTAGAGCAGGGTGAGAAAAGCGGTTTTTACAGTCAGTTCATTGGCCCAGCGGTAGTCTGCAGTGTGAAAAACCTTGAAATACTTCTGCTCTATGAACCGACAGATGGGATCCATATCGCCTGTCTGATAAAGTTTTTCAGCAGCCCATTTTCCTTCATCTCTGCGTATGGGGTCAGGCAGAAGCATTTCAGCGATCTGCTCCACATAAAGCTTTCGTATTACAAGATTTGGCACCCGCAGGATCAGCTTGCCCAGATCTGTCCTGCCCTGTAATGAAAGCACTCCGAAATAGTAGAGCAGCGAAACCATGAAGCTATTGTCCTTGCTCTGATCCCTGAGCATATCCCGCATGCCGAACCTGCTGACAATATCATCAACTTCTACTACATAGCCATCCGTAGTCAGGTCCAGCAGCAGCTGACCACCACCTGGAATTTGAGAAATATATTCCAGCTTGCTGCGGTCAGTGGCCATATTATCATCCAGCATATTGCGGGGATAGGTACATTCCTGTTCCAGGGTATCAAGAAAAAAAAGTGCCAGTGTGGGATTGATGACCATGTTTCTGGCATCAGGGCTGAACAGGTAGCCATCATACCAGATTTTAATCATGGATGCTGCACCAAGGCCTGCACTTTCATCAAAGCCGCAATCTTCTGCAACTGCTTCAACTGCCTTCTGTGTTTCTAATAATGTAAAACCGCAAAGATCATTATGCTGCTGGTTCAGGTAAATATTTCTGGCAATATTAAATCCGCTGGTGATATCACTCATAACCACCGGCGAGACTCCGGTAATAAAAATGCGGTCAATAAGCGACTGGCTGGTGGCTGACTTGACAGCCTTAAACAGTGTTCGCAAAGGCCCTTCCTCAAAGACCAATGCCTCATAGCGGCGCTTGTTGTCCATGGCTGCCCCCATCATAACTTCATTGGCGAAATTATCATATTCGTCAATGAGCAGGTAAAGAGGATGACCGCTCATGCGCAAAGAGTAAACCAGTGAATCTATGGAACTGAGAGCATCGTCGGGATTGATGTTTACACTCTGAATATCAAATTCTTGATAATACTTCAAAAAACCTTCAATGCGAACATTGATGTGATTATGCAAAGCCCGCTTTATCTGCTGGACATTCCCTGTAGGGTCAACACATGAAAAATCCCACTGCAGAATAAAATATTTATTGCGATAAGGGGTAGGATTCTTTCCTATGGATAAATGTCCAAACATATCATCAAAAAGATGAGCTGAAGCCAGGTCATAATAGTTGAATAATGTTGAAAGGAGCAAAGTCTTGCCGAATCGTCTGGGGCGAATAAAAAGCTGGTATTTACCATGCTCCAGCAAGGGGATGCGGCTGGTGCGGTCAGCGTAAAAGTAGTCACTTAAAGTAATCTCTCGAAAATTGGATATACCATACGGAAACTTCATAATCAGCCCTGGGTTGCCTGTTATCTCTTAATTGGGCTCCATTTTGATTTTAATTCTTCAGCCTTCAGCCTTTTTAGCCTTCAACCTTCAACCTTCAACCTTCAGCCTTCAGCCTTCTAAGCCTTCAGCCTGTATAACCACAACTTAACGATTCTTGTTGAATTTGGGTTGTGGGCACAGCCGGCATTAACAATTGCTATTTTATTTCACTGAAATGTTCGCGCAAGAGCGACAAGGCATCATCATCCCAGCCTGGCGGCTCTGTTAATGCCACCCAGGCATCAAAATAATGTTCTGCAGCATATTCATGGCCGTAGCCTGGTGGAGATTTTCCAGCTGCCATATCAGCAGCAAGCTGAAGCATGGTGATAATGGGGAACCAGCGCAGGTCCGAGGACACATCCGGGCCGCGAGGATCCCGCATCCATGCAGGTTCCTGATAGAATGAATCCGGAGAAAAAAAAGTGATGGGATCGCTGGCATACTGCAGAAACGCAATACGAAAGTCGCCCCAGGGGGCTTCACCCTGATCTAACCCCCCTGCCTGGTTGGCAAACCGAACCACAGAGTCATCCCGGAAGCTGGGCAGCCACTCCGGCGTGCCGGGCCGACGGCGTTGAGTTATATCTCTCCATGTGTCCATCCGGAAAGGCGGGCCAACCCAGAGAGCACCATTGAAAGGATCATCAATAATATCGTAGAAATCAAAGGAGCGATCCAGATTCATGGCACCCAGGCTCAATCCAAACAAATAGAGGGCAGGTCTTTCGTTCTCCGGCAAGTCACGCCAGCGGCCATAAACAGCCTCAAACAGGGCACGGGTACTCTCTACTCCATAGTTGCCGTCAGCCACCACCGATAATGGGCTTGGCAGATAGCTGTACTGAGCAGCAACACTGGCCACATCACCCCGGTGCAGATACTCTAAAGTATCCACCCCTGCCGGATCAATCCAGCCAGTGCCAGTGGGAGCAATGAGTACCAGCAGGGAGCGATTGAAACCGCCAATCCGCTCAAGCTCGGCCAGAGCCAGGTCGGCTCGCTCCTGTGGTGTTTCAGCAGCATTCAGACCAACGTAGACTCTCAAAGGATCTTTTGTCTGCTCTGTTGTAAACACTGCAATATCCTGTGCTGTAGGGCCACCCGCTAAATAACGACGGCCCTGTCGCCCCATGGTTTCCCAGGAAATCAGCGACTCCGGGCTGCCAGCGCGCAGGGCATCCTGAGGCTGGGACTGTTCGGGTTCAATCAGGGCATCAACCTGTTGATGAGAATAATCTGCGCTTCTCAAAAGTGATGAAAAAAGAACTCCGTTCATCATGGCCCAGAAAAGATAGAACGACATGAGCAAACCAGTCACCACAGAGACCCTGTGGGGCACGACACGGCGTAAATGGTGCGAAAAGAATTTTCTGATGGCTGTAAATAGCTTACCCAGTGCCAGCAAGCTTAGAAACACCAGCACTGCCACCAGACCAACCCACAGTGCCCGCACACCCGGGACTTCCTCCATGCCCATGAGAGCGCGTATATCATTCTGCCACTGACTGGCCTGCAGAAGAAAACTGATGGCCAGCAAAGCGCAAAGACTTGCAACAACAGCATGAATGATGCGCTGAATGCGTTTTGATGGGCAAGGCAGCTCAAAATAGCGCCACAGCACACAACCAAGTACACCGGTTGCATACCCGGCAGCCATGGATAAGCCTGAAATGATACCCTGAACAGTATCCCCACGGGGCACCAGGCTTGGAGTCAGGGAGAGCGCAAAAAAAGAAGTGCCCACAAGCAGGCCGACGGTTGAAAAATAATGTCCAATGCGAATCATGGCCAGACCTTTGTTTGAAAGCGGATCTAACGCAACAGAGAAACAAATTTAGTAAGTTGCTTGCCCTGCATGGTTTTGGGCAAGATCAGAACATCTGGACAGCCTGATAACAGATTTGATGGTATTGCAGCAAAATCCAGATCCTGTGTGGTTTAAATGCTTTAACGCAAATCTGCGGGAAGCTTCAGCCTCAGGGACTGGTCATCACTTTTATTGCTTTTAGACTCTCTCTTGTCTCAGGCGATAAATTTTCAATGTGCTCATCTTTCAGTATACCGTGAAACTGAAGATGTGTCAGCTTCATCAAAAAGCTTGACCGCTTAAAATCATTGAAGCAATCTCCAACAATCCGGTCTGATTTTTCAATGTGCCGGTACAGGGCAATGTATTTATCATACTCAGAACCCTCACCCTGTCTGAGGATGTCCATGGATTTACTGTTGATCCGGGTGCACAGGGAGCAAAGTAAATCATTTTTTATTTTACGTATGTACTTCCAGTCTCTCTCTGGTGGCAAAAAAGCCATTTCTTCACTCCTTATTCTGATGTATCTGTTTAGCGCTTTTAAGGAAAGCAGGGGACAGGCACTCCGGGACCCACTTGAGCATCAATTTGTGCTCAAAGTGACTCATTTTTGGCACAAGTGGGTCCCGGAAGAGCCAGTCCCCCTCCGGGCTGTATCCCTCCGGGCAGGAAGCCGTGCCACATCCAAAGCGTTAAACAGATACATTCTGATTGAATGATTTATCTGAAAAAAGCTGCGCAGCAAGAAATTCAGCCAAAAATATCTTCATAAACCGCAAATGTTTACCACTATCCAAATTTCGTGGGCCTGAGCACAAAAAAGGGCTACATGTGGCTGGAGAGAACTCTCCAGCTTAAAAAAAATCACCTGCCCAGAGCATTGTTTTGCAAATTTCAATCATAAATTGAAATATGCATGCATTTTTCAAACAGATAATTCGATATTCTATTCCTGAGAGCAAGGTTTGCACCATTTGGCTCGTCATGTTTTATGCGCCTGCAGCCTCAATAACGCTTAATTCATGCCGCAACATTTTTTAAATTTTTTTTCGCTGCCGCATGGGCATGGTTCATTTCTTCCGATTTTGCGGGCTGACCGCTTTATTGTTCCGCGCTGTTCCTGTTGGAGACGTGAAGCATTTGATTTTCTTTGCTGATCAAAATAATCATAAATCTTGGGAACACCTACAGCCAGAGTGGTCAGTATTTCTTTTCGCTCGTCTGAAGGGATAGGGCCTGGCCATAGCTTGGAATCAGGGTTTTGTTCGTTAGCAAGCAGCAAAATTGGAATCAAGGCATATGATTGGTCATCGTCTTCAATATACGCATGCCAGCCATCTCCTCACAGATTAATGCCAAACAGAAAGCCGGAAGCCCAGTCATTGCCAATGTATCCTTCCTCATGTTCAAGCATGAAAGGAATGAAAACATCGTTATTATCAAGCTGACTTATAATGGAATTCCAGTGCCTGAGAATCAGTCCCGCATACTTTTGGGCCTGCTCAGCTGTTTCAAATTCACGTTCCTCTCCCCAGATATAGTGCAAAAAATCACCGGGCATGACCAGCTCCGGTGAACAGACAATCGCTGCCAGAAAACCATCCATCATTTCAATGTTCATGGACTCTGGACCTTCACCAAGAAAACCTGCCAGTTCTTCCAGCTCATGATCCGAAAGCTGCTCATGACCAGATTGAAGTAATTCGCTCATTATAACCACCTTCTTAGGTCTTTTTTACCTTGAATTTTCCTCTCCAAACTCACGAAGATTTTTAGTATCATTTCATTAGATTGCCATATTCACTCTGAAAAAAATTATACCCAATTCTCAAGTCACGTAAAGAACGCAGTGTCTCATGACCATTTTCAGCCATTTTGCAAAATTCTGCTTTTCTTTTCAACTTACAAGTAACTAGAATCGTTTTGCTAATAAATTCAGATGGTTACAATTTTCACATTTTTATGATTTTTGCTTATGATTCATGTACATTTGCCAGCAAAGTTCCGTCAAAGATGGGAACTTTGAGCCTGGCACAGCTTCCTGCCCGGAGGCTTACAGCCCGGAGGGGGACTGTCCCTCGCTGTGTAAATTTTGTCATTAAAGCCAATTTCTTCCAGGGACCAATGCAGCATCAAACTTTTTTATAGTACCTCGCGGGGACTGTCCCAATTTCCAGAAAAGTGACAGACTCGTAAAGTTACTCACACGTTCGGTCCCGGTCCGCCCGGGTGAGGAGCTTCTAAGTAACCAGAACCAAATTAGCAATAAATTCAGAGCATTATGTCTTTACCATACAGATTGCTCCGGTCTCTCAGGCTCCCTCGTGGGTGACAGGTTTTCAGCAACCACATCCCAGACACTTCAGATGTCATTGCGAGCGAGTTTTCGAGCGCGGCAATCCCTAACGCGTAAAGGCTGATTTTTTAGTTACTCACAAGTTCGGTCCCGGTCCCCCCCAGGTGAGGAGCTTACAAGTAACTTCAAAAAAACTGGACCCCGGATCAAGTCCGGGGTGACGGTTAAAGCAAGCTATTACTCTTTATCGTCATTCCGGCGAAAGCCGGAATCCAGGCTTTTCCTTGTTCTCAAGCTCCAGCCTGGGAATGAGGGGTAATATTTTTACTTATGATTGATTCTCAATCACCAGAAAAATTCCGTCAAAGATGGAAACTTTGCGCTTAGCACAGCTTCCTGCCCGGAGGCTTACAGCCCGGAGGGGGACTGTCCCTCGCTGTGTAAATTTTTCCATTGAAGCAAATTTCCTCCAGGAACCAATGCAGCATCAGTCTTGTTTGTAGCACCTCGCGGGGACTGTCCCAATTTCCAGATATGGGACTGTTCTTCAAGGTGGAGGCGGCTTCCAGCCGCCTGGAATTAAATAGCCTGCAGGATGCAGGCTCCACTATAAAGACAGTTACTCACAAGTTCGGTCCCGGGGACCCTGTGAGGAGCTTCTATGTAAGTACCATAGGAGGATAAAGTAAACTGTGCAGGCGCTGACCACATATTCTGGCTGTTAATCTTTTGGGAAAGCAAGTGACCGGATTATGCTGGCACTGTCCGCACAATCTATGATGTATCAATAGGATTTCAGTGGTCATTTATAGACTGCTAAAATAGCAGAAAGGATCTTTGTAGAGCGATTTGTGGGCTTTATAATATCAGGGGGTGGACAGGTAAATGGCGGAGAGGGAGGGATTTGAACCCTCGATGGACGGTTAAGCCCATACACGCTTAGCAGGCGCGCGCCTTCAGCCAGCTCGGCCACCTCTCCTTAACTCAGCGGGCAAATATGTAATAAGCCCTTGCGATAAGATCACAAATTATCTAAATCCCTGATTGCCGTCAACCATATTATTTGACATTTGTCCAAAATAAAAACTATTATCATAAACAGGTTGCTGCATTTGCCAGGGAATCATGGCTGCTGCAGCGGATAATATGCACTGGTGCTGCGGTTTGACTAAAACTGATTTTTATTATTCTCAAAAAGGAGCTCCATATGTCCGAATTCGCCAGAATAAACCGACTCCCTCCCTATGTCTTTGCCATTGTTAATGAACTGAAAATGCAGATGCGCCGTCAAGGCGAGGATATTATTGACCTTGGCATGGGCAATCCAGATCTGGCAACCCCTAAACACATTGTCGACAAGCTTGTGGAAGCTGCCCGGAAAGAAGTCAATCATCGCTATTCAGCCTCGCGCGGGATTCCCAATCTGCGCCGGGCCATTTGCGACTGGTATAAAAGGCGCTACAACGTAGATCTGAACCCTGAAACAGAGGCCATTGCCACCATGGGTGCCAAAGAAGGACTGTCACACCTCGCTATGGCCATGCTCAGCCCCGGGGATGTAGTTTTTTCACAGGACCCAACCTACCCCATTCATCCTTACTCAGCCATCATCGCTGGTGCAGACGTCAGGAGAATCCCCATTGGACTGGACCGCGATTTTTTCGAAGATCTGCTTGTAGCTACAAGACAGACCTGGCCTCAGCCCAAAGTCCTGATTATCTGCTATCCGCACAATCCCACCACAGCTACTGTGGACCTGAACTTTTTTCAGAAGATTGTTGATTTTGCAAAGGAACATAAGATCTATGTAATTCATGATCTTGCTTATGCTGATCTTTGTTTTGATGGATATAAAGCACCCAGCTTCCTCGAGATACCCGGTGCCAAAGACATAGGTGTTGAATTCTTTTCCCTGTCCAAAAGTTATTCCATGCCGGGCTGGCGCATGGGATTCTGCTGCGGCAACTCCACCCTGGTCAACGCTCTGACAAGAATCAAAAGCTATCTTGACTATGGCATATTTCAACCCATTCAGATAGCCTCCATCATTGCCCTCAATGGTCCTCAGGATTGTGTCCAGGAAATCGTGGATATCTACGAAGACCGGCGCAACGCTCTCGTGGAGGGTCTTAACAGAATTGGATGGGCAGTGGAAAAACCCAAGGCTACCATGTTTGTATGGGCCCGAATACCCGATGAATTTAAGAAACTCGGGTCAGTGGAATTCTCCAAGCTTCTGCTTCAGGAAGGCAAGGTGGCTGTATCACCGGGTCTTGGCTTTGGTCATTACGGTGATGATCATGTGCGATTTGCCCTTGTAGAAAACAGACACCGCATCAATCAGGCCCTTCGCGGCATTAAAAAAGTTCTGGGGGGATAATGGATAAAGATGTAATCAATCTGGCTCTGGCAGGTTTTGGCACTGTAGGAACCGGACTGGCCAGAATAATCCAGGAAAACAATGAATGGATTGAACGAAGAATCGGCAAAAAACTGGTTATAACCAAGGTCCTGGTTCGGGATACTTCCAAGGTCAGATCTTTTATTCCCGGACCTGAGACCAGATTCACCGACAATCTTGACGATATTCTTGAAGACCAGGAAACCGATATTCTGGTGGAACTTATGGGCGGTACGGAAATACCCCGCAAGCTCATTGAGGCTGGCCTCAAAAGCGGCAAACATGTTGTTACTGCCAACAAGGCCCTGCTGGCTGAGTACGGCAATGAACTTTTTGCCCTGGCTCATGACCAGAATCAGGGGCTTTATTACGAGGCCAGTGTTGCCGGAGGAATACCCATTGTACAAACCCTCAAGGACAGTCTGGCGGGCAACAAAATCAAATCCATCACCGGCATCCTCAATGGCACAGCCAACTTTATCCTGAGTGAAATGACTGCCAGGGGCCATGATTTCAGTGAGGCCCTGAAGGCTGCCCAGGATCTTGGCTATGCCGAGGCTGATCCTGCCTTAGACATTGAAGGGATGGATGCAGCGCATAAGCTGGTCATACTGATACGCCTGGCCCACGGAGCTGATTATCCCCTGAAAATTCTTCCTGTTCAGGGAGTATCCAAGGTTCAGGCAACAGATATATCGCTGGCCGGTGAATTTGGTTATGTGTTGAAACTGATCGCCCAGGTACGGGAAAAATCAGGCCATCTGCAGGCAGGTGTGTTCCCGGCCCTTTTGCCCAAAAATCATATTCTGGCCAAGGTGGATGGCCCCTTCAATTCCATCCTTCTCGAAGGCAATGCAGTGGGCCCCATTATGCTTTACGGTCAGGGTGCCGGCGATCTGCCCACAGGAAGCGCTGTTCTGGCCGATATTATGGCGCTGGCCATAAGTCATGCCCAGATTAATAATACCGGGTTCAGGGAAAGGACATTACCTTCAGCGAGAATCGTTGAGCCTGACCTTGGTGTTTCTGAGCACTATTTCCGCATGACAGCCTTGGACAAACCAGGAGTTCTGTCAGCGGTTACCGGGGTCCTGGGAGAGCATAACATCAGCATAGCCCAGGCAGTGCAAAAGCCCGGACCTCAAGGCAAGAACGTCCCCATAGTCTTTCTGACTCACAGGGCACAGTTAAAGGCCATAAACTCAGCACTGAAGGTTATTGATGAATTTGATTTCATCACTGCGCCAACAGTACACTACAGGATTTTGTGATGACCAAGGTTCTTATGCTTGTAGCCGACGGCATGGGCGACTGGCCCATCCCTGAACTGGACAATCAGACCCCCATGGAGGCAGCTGAAACTCCAGCCATGGACTCCCTGGCCGCATTATCTAAGGTTGGTCTCTG
Above is a genomic segment from Desulfonatronovibrio magnus containing:
- a CDS encoding Hpt domain-containing protein, with protein sequence PIMPESAESLPRMPGVNTSLGLSKASGNQALYTGMLGKFQNKYLDSIQQIERMLQENQLQEALRLAHTLKGTAGNLGMQELYKAAAALEQGIKGQARDLNQLFATARSSMNTVQESLQKILASPPHHQQTVEPGTVDIKQAAALVQEASMLLDENISQAMEKLQELLQMPVSSDLQTRLQEAYRLVEEFETDEARKELEEIAADLN
- a CDS encoding AAA family ATPase, whose product is MKFPYGISNFREITLSDYFYADRTSRIPLLEHGKYQLFIRPRRFGKTLLLSTLFNYYDLASAHLFDDMFGHLSIGKNPTPYRNKYFILQWDFSCVDPTGNVQQIKRALHNHINVRIEGFLKYYQEFDIQSVNINPDDALSSIDSLVYSLRMSGHPLYLLIDEYDNFANEVMMGAAMDNKRRYEALVFEEGPLRTLFKAVKSATSQSLIDRIFITGVSPVVMSDITSGFNIARNIYLNQQHNDLCGFTLLETQKAVEAVAEDCGFDESAGLGAASMIKIWYDGYLFSPDARNMVINPTLALFFLDTLEQECTYPRNMLDDNMATDRSKLEYISQIPGGGQLLLDLTTDGYVVEVDDIVSRFGMRDMLRDQSKDNSFMVSLLYYFGVLSLQGRTDLGKLILRVPNLVIRKLYVEQIAEMLLPDPIRRDEGKWAAEKLYQTGDMDPICRFIEQKYFKVFHTADYRWANELTVKTAFLTLLYNDNLYVMDSELEIERGRTDLTMIIRPDARQYKILDILVEFKFVSLKDAGTGGEEVRTMDREKLESMKLMQQAMAEAREQVRRNMESLSRKHDHLRLRGYAVVSLGFERIWWEEVYSGP
- a CDS encoding alpha/beta hydrolase; this encodes MIRIGHYFSTVGLLVGTSFFALSLTPSLVPRGDTVQGIISGLSMAAGYATGVLGCVLWRYFELPCPSKRIQRIIHAVVASLCALLAISFLLQASQWQNDIRALMGMEEVPGVRALWVGLVAVLVFLSLLALGKLFTAIRKFFSHHLRRVVPHRVSVVTGLLMSFYLFWAMMNGVLFSSLLRSADYSHQQVDALIEPEQSQPQDALRAGSPESLISWETMGRQGRRYLAGGPTAQDIAVFTTEQTKDPLRVYVGLNAAETPQERADLALAELERIGGFNRSLLVLIAPTGTGWIDPAGVDTLEYLHRGDVASVAAQYSYLPSPLSVVADGNYGVESTRALFEAVYGRWRDLPENERPALYLFGLSLGAMNLDRSFDFYDIIDDPFNGALWVGPPFRMDTWRDITQRRRPGTPEWLPSFRDDSVVRFANQAGGLDQGEAPWGDFRIAFLQYASDPITFFSPDSFYQEPAWMRDPRGPDVSSDLRWFPIITMLQLAADMAAGKSPPGYGHEYAAEHYFDAWVALTEPPGWDDDALSLLREHFSEIK
- a CDS encoding homoserine dehydrogenase, which gives rise to MDKDVINLALAGFGTVGTGLARIIQENNEWIERRIGKKLVITKVLVRDTSKVRSFIPGPETRFTDNLDDILEDQETDILVELMGGTEIPRKLIEAGLKSGKHVVTANKALLAEYGNELFALAHDQNQGLYYEASVAGGIPIVQTLKDSLAGNKIKSITGILNGTANFILSEMTARGHDFSEALKAAQDLGYAEADPALDIEGMDAAHKLVILIRLAHGADYPLKILPVQGVSKVQATDISLAGEFGYVLKLIAQVREKSGHLQAGVFPALLPKNHILAKVDGPFNSILLEGNAVGPIMLYGQGAGDLPTGSAVLADIMALAISHAQINNTGFRERTLPSARIVEPDLGVSEHYFRMTALDKPGVLSAVTGVLGEHNISIAQAVQKPGPQGKNVPIVFLTHRAQLKAINSALKVIDEFDFITAPTVHYRIL
- a CDS encoding SEC-C metal-binding domain-containing protein, yielding MIPILLLANEQNPDSKLWPGPIPSDERKEILTTLAVGVPKIYDYFDQQRKSNASRLQQEQRGTIKRSARKIGRNEPCPCGSEKKFKKCCGMN
- a CDS encoding UPF0149 family protein; the encoded protein is MSELLQSGHEQLSDHELEELAGFLGEGPESMNIEMMDGFLAAIVCSPELVMPGDFLHYIWGEEREFETAEQAQKYAGLILRHWNSIISQLDNNDVFIPFMLEHEEGYIGNDWASGFLFGINL
- the alaC gene encoding alanine transaminase translates to MSEFARINRLPPYVFAIVNELKMQMRRQGEDIIDLGMGNPDLATPKHIVDKLVEAARKEVNHRYSASRGIPNLRRAICDWYKRRYNVDLNPETEAIATMGAKEGLSHLAMAMLSPGDVVFSQDPTYPIHPYSAIIAGADVRRIPIGLDRDFFEDLLVATRQTWPQPKVLIICYPHNPTTATVDLNFFQKIVDFAKEHKIYVIHDLAYADLCFDGYKAPSFLEIPGAKDIGVEFFSLSKSYSMPGWRMGFCCGNSTLVNALTRIKSYLDYGIFQPIQIASIIALNGPQDCVQEIVDIYEDRRNALVEGLNRIGWAVEKPKATMFVWARIPDEFKKLGSVEFSKLLLQEGKVAVSPGLGFGHYGDDHVRFALVENRHRINQALRGIKKVLGG